Proteins encoded in a region of the Elizabethkingia bruuniana genome:
- a CDS encoding DUF763 domain-containing protein, producing MKRSGTADLPLHYGKVPAWLYERMSALGLSIVEVILADYGKEEVVRRLSDPFWFQSFGAVLGMDWHSSGITTSVMGALKRAINPNSQSLGIFICGGKGKYSRDTPQELLYIADKTGLNGTELVKASKLSAKVDNTAIQDGYQLYQHNFVVTDNGNWCVIQQGLNDADGTARRYHWLSENLTSFIDEPHTGINGISKGTILNLTANEASDNRKGILDISHTDSAKIMQDFARLILPEHHDVRATDVDLKRLGALLYITREQQPQNFEDLLMLEGVGPRTMQSLALVSEVIHGAPSRFKDPARFSFAHGGKDGHPFPVPIKIYDESIQILQKGIEKSKLGNSDKLNSINKLHQIVLNAEKNFTPNFDIQQVIEEERAVSWQYGGKSTMGDAKKPDKPNEIQLSLF from the coding sequence ATGAAACGTTCAGGAACTGCAGATTTACCATTACACTACGGAAAAGTTCCCGCCTGGTTATACGAGCGGATGTCTGCGCTTGGACTTTCTATAGTAGAAGTTATACTCGCCGATTATGGTAAAGAAGAAGTTGTAAGGCGATTATCCGATCCTTTCTGGTTTCAAAGTTTTGGAGCAGTATTAGGAATGGACTGGCATTCCTCGGGTATTACAACATCTGTAATGGGAGCTTTGAAAAGAGCCATTAATCCGAATTCTCAGAGTCTGGGAATCTTTATTTGTGGTGGAAAAGGAAAATATTCCAGGGATACCCCACAGGAACTTCTTTATATTGCGGATAAAACCGGACTTAACGGAACAGAGCTTGTAAAAGCAAGTAAATTATCTGCAAAAGTAGATAATACAGCTATTCAGGATGGCTATCAGCTATACCAGCATAATTTTGTTGTTACAGATAATGGTAACTGGTGTGTAATTCAGCAAGGACTTAACGATGCCGATGGAACAGCAAGGCGCTACCACTGGTTATCCGAAAATCTTACTTCTTTTATAGATGAGCCGCATACTGGGATAAATGGTATTTCCAAAGGAACAATTCTGAATCTTACGGCTAATGAAGCGTCGGATAACAGAAAAGGAATTCTTGATATTTCTCATACAGATTCGGCCAAAATTATGCAGGATTTTGCCCGATTGATTCTGCCTGAACATCATGATGTAAGAGCTACGGATGTAGATCTTAAACGACTGGGAGCCTTGCTTTATATCACAAGAGAGCAACAGCCACAAAACTTTGAAGACCTTCTTATGCTGGAAGGGGTAGGGCCCCGTACCATGCAGTCGCTGGCATTGGTTAGTGAAGTTATTCATGGTGCTCCTTCACGTTTCAAAGATCCTGCCCGTTTTTCATTTGCACATGGTGGTAAAGACGGACACCCGTTTCCTGTTCCTATAAAAATTTATGATGAGAGCATTCAGATTCTCCAGAAAGGGATAGAAAAATCTAAACTGGGAAATTCTGATAAGCTGAATTCAATTAACAAGCTGCATCAGATTGTACTGAATGCAGAAAAAAACTTCACACCCAATTTTGATATTCAGCAGGTGATAGAAGAAGAAAGAGCCGTTTCATGGCAATACGGAGGAAAGTCGACAATGGGAGATGCTAAGAAACCGGATAAACCAAATGAAATACAATTATCATTATTTTAA
- a CDS encoding glyoxalase superfamily protein — MKAEAIIPVLRMFDYQKAKEFYVDWLGFEILWEHTFEENFPVYMEIQRANIKFHLSEHHGDGTPGTHIFIWCDGIEDFHKELSAKDYKYNKPGLQETFYEALSFTVTDPFGNNIIFNQKLERNYESDL, encoded by the coding sequence ATGAAAGCAGAAGCCATTATTCCTGTTTTACGAATGTTTGATTATCAGAAAGCAAAAGAATTTTATGTAGACTGGCTTGGTTTTGAGATTCTGTGGGAGCATACATTCGAAGAGAATTTTCCTGTATATATGGAAATACAGAGAGCCAATATTAAATTTCATCTCAGTGAACATCATGGTGATGGCACCCCCGGAACCCATATATTTATCTGGTGTGACGGAATAGAAGATTTTCATAAAGAACTCTCTGCAAAAGACTATAAATACAATAAACCCGGGCTGCAAGAAACATTTTACGAAGCATTATCTTTTACAGTAACTGATCCTTTCGGAAATAATATTATCTTTAATCAAAAACTGGAAAGAAATTATGAATCCGATTTATAA
- a CDS encoding Crp/Fnr family transcriptional regulator, with protein sequence MNPIYKEVYQHFLLSDEDIIQIAEKHLKTEIEKGKIFLHEGETANEYYLLESGLVRAFVYDYDNNEITTEFFTKGDIVIVPASLFQRTPSQENLQAVTDCTLLKIEFDDFQHIYHTIPGFSEWGRLWFSYQVFSMKQRSLDMVTLSATKRYLNLMEQKPDVVRFAPLKQIASYLGVTDTSLSRIRKELVSHKKEY encoded by the coding sequence ATGAATCCGATTTATAAAGAGGTATATCAACATTTTCTCTTGTCCGATGAAGATATAATACAAATTGCAGAGAAGCACCTGAAAACTGAAATAGAAAAGGGTAAAATATTTCTGCATGAAGGTGAGACCGCCAATGAATATTATTTGCTTGAAAGCGGATTGGTTCGAGCTTTCGTATATGATTATGATAATAACGAAATCACGACTGAGTTTTTTACAAAAGGAGATATTGTAATTGTTCCGGCTTCACTTTTTCAAAGGACTCCTTCACAGGAAAATCTTCAGGCTGTTACAGATTGTACATTACTGAAAATAGAGTTCGATGATTTTCAGCATATTTATCATACTATTCCCGGATTTAGTGAATGGGGGCGTCTTTGGTTCAGTTATCAGGTTTTTTCCATGAAACAACGTTCTCTGGATATGGTTACACTATCAGCAACCAAACGTTATCTGAATCTAATGGAACAAAAACCGGATGTAGTAAGATTTGCTCCCCTGAAACAGATTGCATCTTATCTCGGTGTAACAGATACTTCTCTTAGCAGAATCCGAAAAGAATTGGTTTCTCATAAAAAAGAATATTAA
- a CDS encoding DinB family protein, with the protein MNAPKSLKLEVIIPAYRMHTQTFLNVLDGITEEDALKRIDGRTNHIIWMAGNYVNVRYAIAHILGEATEDPYQDLFFMGKALDESFSYPSLKELKDSFHAVSPKAYQKLLEATDEQLSEMFPINMNIPFIKEDKLNFIGMCIGRQDYLCGQMGLMRRLLDYPGMKYDTDNNILY; encoded by the coding sequence ATGAATGCACCAAAATCATTAAAATTAGAAGTCATCATTCCTGCCTACAGAATGCATACTCAGACCTTTCTGAATGTTCTGGACGGAATTACAGAAGAAGATGCACTGAAAAGAATTGACGGACGAACCAACCATATCATCTGGATGGCCGGAAATTATGTAAATGTTCGCTATGCTATCGCTCATATACTGGGAGAAGCAACAGAAGATCCTTATCAGGATTTATTTTTTATGGGAAAGGCACTGGATGAAAGCTTTTCTTATCCTTCTCTGAAAGAACTGAAAGACAGCTTTCATGCTGTTTCTCCTAAAGCCTATCAGAAGCTTTTAGAAGCTACTGATGAACAACTATCTGAAATGTTTCCTATTAATATGAATATCCCCTTCATTAAAGAAGATAAACTCAATTTTATAGGAATGTGTATTGGGCGTCAGGATTATCTCTGTGGGCAAATGGGATTGATGCGGCGTTTGCTGGATTATCCCGGAATGAAATATGACACCGATAATAATATTCTGTATTAA